In Mycobacterium branderi, the DNA window CCGAGACACCAGACGTCGGATACGAACGAGGTCTGTCGGCGCGAACGGTCCAGATGATGGCAATCGGCGGTGCGATCGGAACCGGTCTTTTCTACGGCGCGGGGGGCGCAATTCAGAACGCCGGGCCGGCCTTGATCCTGGCGTACTTGGCCGGCGGTCTGGCGATCTTTGTCATCATGCGTGCCCTTGGCGAGCTGCTCGTGTACCGACCGGTGTCGGGCAGTATGTCCGAGTACGCCGAGGAGTTCCTCGGCAGGTTTGCCGGCTTCGCCAACGGGTGGACGTATTGGGCGGTGTGGACCACCACCGGCATGGCCGAGATCACCGTCGCGGGCAAATACGTGAAGTACTGGTGGCCGGTCATCCCCGAGTGGGTGACCGCATTGGTGGTGCTCGCGATTCTGTTTGTCGCCAACCTGATTTCGGTAAAGGTATTCGGGGAGGCGGAGTTCTGGTTCTCGATGATCAAGGTGGCGGCGATCGTCGGGATGATCGTGATCGGAATCGGTGTGCTGCTCCCCATCACTGGTCTCGGGCCCAGTGTCGGGCCGACCATCGCGAACCTGTGGAACGACGGCGGCGTGTTCCCGACGGGGTTCGGGCAGGCGCTGATGAGCCTGCAGATCGTGGTGTTCGCCTACGTCGGTGTGGAGCTGGTGGGTGTGACGGCCGGCGAAGCCGCCAATCCGAAAGTGACGTTGCGCAAGGCAATCAACACGTTGCCGTTGCGGATCGGGCTGTTTTACGTCGGCGCGGTTTTCGTGATCCTGTCCGTGCGAGGTTGGCGTAACTTCCACGGCGGGCAGAGCCCGTTCGTCGCGGTATTCCACTACATCGACATTCCGGCAGCGGCGGGCATCGTAAATTTCATCTTGCTGACTGCTGCGTTGTCGTCGTGTAACGCGGGTATCTACTCGACGGGACGCATGGTCCGCAGCCTGGCCCAACGAGGTGAGGCGCCGGCGGTCATGCAGGCGTTGAGCTCTCGCCACGTACCGGTGTTGTCGATCTGCTTCTCGGCGCTGGCGATGGGCCTGGGCGTGTTCGTCAACTGGCTGTCACCGCACAAAGCGTTCGCCTACATCACCTCGGTTTCCGCCCTGGGGATCATCTTCGTGTGGGGCTCAATCCTTTTGTCGCACATGGTGTATCGGAAACGCGTGGAGTCAGGTCAGCTGGCATCCTCCGACTATCGGCTCCCCGGTGCGCCGGTGACGACGGTGTTGGCTATGGCGTTCCTTGCGCTTGTCGTAGTACTCCTGTTCTTCACGACGGATGGCCGGACCGCGATAACGGTCGGAGCGATCTGGTTCGCCTTGGTCGTGATCGGTTTCTTCGTGCAACGCAGTGAGACTGCGGCCTTCCGCCGGACACGCGCTGAGTCGACGGCAGGTGGACTGTGATCTGGGTCCTGCAGCTGCCCGCGCCGTTGGTCGCCTCCTTGGTTGTCGTGCTAACCGTCGGGGTGGCGGTAGCGGGGCTCGTGTTGTGGCGGCGGATCTTTGGGCGGCGGGTTGCTGAAGTCGGGTCGGTCTCGGACCACGTGTTCGAACTTGCCGGGGTGTTGTACGCGGTGCTCGTGGCGTTCGTTGTCGTTGTCGTGTGGGAACAATTCGATCAGGCCCAAAGCGACACCGAGTCGGAAGCCGTTGCGATTTCCGACCTTCTCCGCGACTCGGAGGGCCTGCCGGCGCCCGCACGGCGGACGATCCAGCAGAATTTGATCGCTTATACCAACGACGTCGTGGACGACGAGTTCCCCAGAATGCGTCATGGCGGGACCATTGAACAGCAGTCGGAGCACCTGACCCGGGTCTGGCAGAGCTTCCTGCAAGTGCAGCCCGTAACGCAAAGCGAGATTTCGTTTTACCGCCAGTCGATCAGCAAGTTGGATGACCTCGGCAGCGCCCGCAAAACGCGCATCTCGAGCAGCCAGTCTGAAATACCCGGAGAAATGTGGGTCTTGCTACTCGGCGGTGCGCTCGTGATGCTGATCTTCACCTACATGGAAACCGTGCCCAACGTCGTGCACCATGGCGTCCTCATTGCGCTTGCCAGCGCGCTGCTGGCATTCGTGCTGTACCTGATATTCGCGATGGAGCACCCGTTCGTCGGCACGATTGCCGTGTCGGACGACCCATACGTCCATGTGCTCGACACCTGGTCGCATCTCGCATCCAAATAGTCAGGAGTGACATCTGGTGCAGCAAACATCATTTAGCGTTCAAGTTGCCCCTGGCGACGGCTTGGTGGCGCGTTTCGGTGGCATCGTCGCGTATACGGGCGTCAACGACGAGGCTGCCGCCCAGCTGCTCGCCGCTGTCGAATCCGTCGCGCGGACGCAGCGCCCCGGGGGTCCGCTCCCCGACAGGCTCTCGCCAGTAGCATTCGGCGTTGCTCGAACGGTGCCGTTCGGGGCGATTGCACCGAGCGCCAACGGTTTACTCGTACTGCTGCACGGTCCCGTGAGAGCCGATATCGAAACACCAGAGGGCGAACAGAACCTGCAGGGGAAAAGCGGCCCGGCCTGGGTGAGCCAGGTGGTGCCTGGTGCGATGCCGAGGGTTCGGATCTCGGGCAGCCGTCAGCCCGGTCCGCCGGTGCAGCCGCGCACCGACCTTCGCGACGGCATAGTGCCTGGGGGCGGATTCGTTTTCGGTCCAGCCGGTATGGGTGAACCCGCGAAAGCCGCGGCAACCGAACGGATTCCGTCAGCGCCCGCATCCGCGGAGACGGTGCAGGTTGCCCGTGCCTCGGCCCCGGTGGAGACATCCATGACGCCGACCCCGGTGGGAGTGTTAGCCACCCCAGACGGTGCCAGCTACCCGTTGGACCGCGAGTACGCCATCGGCCGCTCACCGTTGTCCGATGACGCCGTCCAGAAAGCGGCTGCTTCACCGATCGTCGTTCCCTACGACCCGTATGTGTCCCGCGTGCATGCGTACATCACGGTAGACCGTGGTGCGGTGTTCGTGCGCGATGCGTCCACGCCAGCCGGAACGTTCATCGCCGCGCCCGGCGCACCGGAGTGGACCCAGATAAGTACGACCCCAACCAAACTCGAACCCGGCTGGAGCCTACGAGTCGGGGAATGGATCGCGACCTACAGGGCGGGCAACTCATGACCCAGCGATATCGACTTGAGGATTTTGACAAAAGGGAAACCGGCAAGGGAGCTGGAGTTACGATGCTTTCCTCGCCTCCCGAGATGCGGTCGACCATAAATGGAGGCACACAATGAATATGACGGCCCCACCTGTGCTGACTGTTCGGTACGAAGGAACGGAACGCAATTTCGCGCCCGGCAATGACGTCGTCGTCGGGCGTGATGTCCACGCCGACATCCGCGTGGTGGACCCGCTGATCTCCCGCGCCCATCTACTGCTGCGCTTCGAGCGTGGCAAGTGGGTTGCGATTGACAACGGCTCGCGCAACGGCAGTTTCGTCGATGGCCAGCGCGTGCCGGTGATCGATATTCACGACGGCCGGCACATCAACATCGGCAATCCCGATGGGCCGTGCCTGAGCTTCGAGGTCGGCCACCACGACGGACCCGCCGGCCGGCCACCCGCAACCTCCTCGAGGGTCACCGTCCAACGCCCGGCGACCTCGCCGCCTAGGACGGGGCCCCAACCTGCTCCGCGCCTGCACCGCCCACCGCCGCCGCAGCGGCCGACACCTGCGCCCGGCCGGCCGCCCGCAGATTTGTCGAAAGCCACGACCAGGATGCTGAATCGGCCGCGGTTGCAGACGGAGCCCAGGGCGCCGGCCGACTCCGTCACAATCGGCCGCGCCAGCGACAACGACATCGTCATCGAGGACGTGCTGGCTTCGCGCCAACACGCCTTCCTGATCCCGGGCCCTGCGGGCACCGAGATCCGCGACGCCCGCAGCGCCAACGGCACGTTCGTCAATGGGGTCCGGGTGGGTTCGGCGGTCCTGAACGAGGGAGACGTCGTCACAATCGGCAACGTCGACCTGGTGTTCTCCGCCGGCACTTTGGTCCGCCGAACCGAAGCTGCCACGCGTACCGGCGGGCTCGAGGTACAGAATGTCGAGTTCAGCGTCGACCACGATCGCAAACTGCTCCATAACATTTCGCTGACCGCCCGACCCGGCACCCTCACAGCGCTGATCGGCGGGTCCGGCGCGGGCAAGAGCACTCTGGCCCGGCTGATCGCCGGGTACACCCGCCCAAGCTCCGGCTCGGTCATCTTCGAAGGCCACGACGTCCATAGCGAATACGCCATCCTGCGCAACCGGATTGGGATGGTCCCGCAGGACGACGTCGTACACCGCCAGCTGACCGTCAAGCAAGCGTTGGGCTATGCAGCGGAGTTGCGGCTGCCGCCCGACACCAGCCAGGCGGACCGCGACAAGGTCGTCGCCCAGGTGCTCGAGGAACTGGAGCTGACAAAGCACGCCGACACGCGTGTGGACAAACTGTCTGGCGGACAACGCAAACGCGCGTCGGTGGCGTTGGAACTGCTCACCGGCCCGTCGCTGCTTCTTCTAGACGAACCGACGTCGGGACTGGACCCGGCGCTGGACCGCCAGGTCATGATGATGCTGCGCCAGCTGGCCGATGCCGGTCGCGTGGTGTTGGTGGTCACGCACTCGTTGACCTACCTCGATGTCTGCGACCAGGTCCTGCTGCTGGCCCCCGGGGGCAAGACGGCGTTCTGCGGGCCGCCCGATCAGATCGGTCGGGCCATGGGAACCACCAACTGGGCTGACATCTTCACCAAGGTGGGCGACGACCCGGATGCCGCCAATCAACGCTTCCTGGCCCAAAAGCGACCGCCGTTACCCGAGTTGCCCGCGGAGAAGGCAGAGTTGGGCGCCGCCGTGCACACCAGCGTGTGGCGGCAATTCTCGACGATCGCGCGCCGCCAGTTTCGGCTGATCGTTTCCGACCGTGCCTACTTCGTCTTCCTTACGCTCTTGCCGTTCGTTATGGGGTTGCTGCCGATAAGCGTAAGCGGCACAGCGGGACTCGGTGTGGCCGGTGCTGAGGATCCCACTGAACCACTGGAGATATTGATCCTGCTGAGCATGGGTGCGGTCTTCATGGGTACCGCACTGACGATCCGCGACCTGATCGGCGAACGCCCGATCTTCTTGCGGGAGCAGGCTGTCGGCCTGTCGACCAGTGCCTACCTGCTGGCCAAGATATGCGTGTTCTCGGTGTTCGCCACCGTCCAGTCCGCGATCATGACCGCGATCGTGCTGATCGGCAAAGGCATGCCGGTCAAAGGAGCGGTAATCCTCGGTGGCGGAAAAGTGGCCGCGAGCATCGAGCTGTTCGTCGGCATCGCCGGTACCTGTATCGCCTCCGCCCTGGTCGGCCTGCTTCTGTCGGCGCTGGCCCGCTCCAGCGAGCAGGTTCTGCCGCTACTGGTGGTGTCGATCATGTCTCAGGTGGTCCTCTCCGGCGGGATGATTCCGGTGACCGGCCGGGCGGGACTCGACCAGTTGTCCTGGATAATGCCGGGCCGTTGGGGTTTCGCCGCATCGGCATCGACGGTCGGCTTGCCCTGTCCGCACTTCACTCCGCCGCCACCCTGTCCAGCGCCTGGCGCTACCGAAGTCGTTGCGCCTGCGCATGATTGTTTGATATTGCCCGGTTACAGTCCGCAGGACAGCCACTGGCAGCACACGCCGGGGGCGTGGCTGCTCGACATGGGCATGCTGGCGGTGCTGTCGCTGGTCTACGCCGGTTTGATTCGGTGGCGGCTGCGGTTGAGACGATGACGGCGCGTTAATCGCTTGCGAACCACACCGTTGGCACGCCACGGAGGCGGGCGCTATCCGCCCTGTGCGCACGCCGAGACGAGGATACCGCTTCCGGGAAGCTGGGCAAGGGCAGCGTTTTTCGCCTCAGATATCGTCGGGCCTGTTCCACCAACGTAATCGGAATTAAGCTGAGCGACCGCACCGCAGTTAGGGCTTTGGAAGACGACCAACACTCTGCAGGGTGCCCAGTTGTCTGGAACGCCTCGCATACATCCGGCAACAGCTGCAGATTCGGCCGCGCCTTGATTCGGCTCCCGTTGACCGACGCCGTACCTGCTGCCTTGCGCGACGGCGATGGCGCCCCACGTGTCATCGGCATGTGCGTTGGGAGCCACGGCAAGCGTAATCATGGCCGCCGCTGCAGCGCCGGCCTCGCCAATCGCGGCGCACGTTCGCAAAATGGTTCTCCGCATAATTTTCCTTTCCCGGCTAGCCGTTCAGCTGTCATTTTCGCCGCGTATACCTGCCCCGAGCACCGCGATGAACTACCTGCAAATCGGCCCGGCTACTACGGCAACTACCCACTGCTGTGGATTGACTACGCATAGGGACATGCCGCAGCCATTACCCAAAGGTGAGCACGCTCCAATCGCCCGAGCGCAATGCCGGATAGGTATCCGGCCTTACCGGCGCCTGGCTGCGGACGGCTTTTTGAACTGCGGCGACATCTGACGGGTGGTGACCCAGGACCGTTGCGCCGACGGCTCGACCTTTGCAGATCAGCAGTCGCCGGTACGAGGGCACGCCGGGACGATCGACGACGATCACGTCGTCGTTGGGTGACGCCTCGACGCGGCCGATCGAAAACAGCTCCAGTCCAACGCCTTTCAAGATCGTCGCGGGAGTTTCCGCGGCCAGCACCATGTCGCCGCCGAGCGCGTTCACTGCAGCGGCTTCGGCCTGTTCGACGGCGATCGGCCACAGTCCCAGCACTTGGCCGTTGTGTTCCGCGACGTCGCCGGCAGCATAGACCCAACGCACCCGAGTCCGCATCCGGTCGTCGACCAGCACGCCCTTGTTCACCGGAATGCCGGCGTCGCGGGCCAACTCCACGTTGGGCCGGATGCCGATCGCCGCCAGGAAAATTTCGCAGGGCAGCGTGCGACCGTCCTTCAACACGACGCCGTTCGCTGCATCCGAGCCGACGACGCGCTCCGTCTCCGCCTGGCGCAATACCTCGATGCCGGCCTTTGCGAAATGTGCGCCGACCAATTCCGAACAGCGCGGATCGATCTGCTTGCTCAACAGCCGCTTCCCCCGTTCCAGGACCGTCACCTGCAACCCCAGCAGATGCAGTGAGTAGGCAGCCTCGAGGCCGAGCAGCCCACCGCCTGCCACCACCGCCCGTCGGCAACCATGCTGCTGGGCGTAGGCGCGAATACCCATGGCGTCGCCGGCCTGCCGCAGCACGAAGCACCCGGGAAGATTCAAGCCGTCGAGCGTGGGCACCGAAGCGCTGGAACCCATCGCAAGGATCAACCGGTCGTACGGCAACGCCTCACCGGTGCCGAGCAGAACCCGTTGAGCACGCAGGTCGATACGCCGGGCCATGGTGTTCAGCCAGGCATGCACCCCGTGATCGTCGTACCACTGCTCTGGCAAAAGGTAGAGACCCTGCATTGCCGAGCGGCCATAGACCAGCCGGGAAATTCCCATCCGGTTGTAGAGCGCATGCGACTCCTGCCCGACCAGATGGATCTCGCAATCGGGATGCCCGCGCCGAATGAAGTCGGCGGCGGTGACCCCCGCGATGCCGCCGCCGACGACCACCACGCTGACAATCGAGCGGTCATACCGCGTCGGCCTGGCGCCGGCACCGTCACCGGGTTCCGGGGTCAACGAGACGGTCACCGTGCCCGGCGAGATCCGCGCGCAGCACGCCATCCGCGTCGACTTACCAAAGCCGAGGCGCCGCAACGTGTTCAGCTCATCCTGTTCGGGAACCGACAGGCACGACGCGCCGTCGAGGACGGCGACCGGGTCGGCTCCGCACACCCCCATCCGGCAGCCGGCCTCGATCGGCTGGTTGTTCTTCTCCGCGACCTCGAGCAGACTCGTTCCCACCTCAGCGGCGACGGGTGCGCCGTTGGTCTCGAAGCACACCTGTGCGGCGGGTTCGCCACCAGAAGCCGTGGCCCGCTTGGGTGGTCGCAGCAGGACGGGTTCCGAGCGCTTCCCGGCGGCCCACGCGAACTGCAACTCGGTGACCCTGGTACGCGCGATCCACAACAGCGTCAGCGCCAGAATCGCCGCGCTGATCACCCAGCGCAACCAACCGGCGTGGACACCGGTCAGCCGGGCGAACGAGTCTGCGATCCGCGCACCGGCGAACCAGTAGAAGATGTTCAGCGCAGCAGCGGCATAGCCGACTGCGACCATCGCGGAGCTGATCGGCAAAACAGCTTCGGCGGCATAGAAAGATCCGACGCTGACGAGGAGAAACAACGCCAGCAGCGGGTAGTTTTCCAGCGCAGGGAGGTGGTCGTCGAGCAAGCTGAAAAAGCCGAGGATAAATCCCGGCAGCGCCGCGACGAACAACTTGCGCGGCCCACTCCACCCGCGGTCATCGTCGACCAGGTCGGCCTGATACGCCGCGCGCGGCTTGAAGTCGTAGCAGTTCTTGGCACAGCCCACGCAGCTGGGGCAATGACTGTTGGGCACAGTGACGTACGGTGTTTGCCCGTAGGCGCGTTGCAATGGGAAGAGCGGGCAGATGCTGCTGCACCAGCCGCTCTTGCCCTTGAATACATAGCCGCCGGCGAATGCCGTTGAAATCACCAGTGCCAGTACGGCTCCGGTGGTGAGGCCGCTGCGGTCCAGTCCGGCCAGCCGAGAGCCCGCGATCCCGAAGAACAACGCCATCGCGATCAGATAGCCGCGGTTGCGCAGCCAGTCGGGCGGATCCAAGGCCCGGCCGAAGCCGAACACGCGTGGTGTCTGGTTGGTTGCGGCGAGTGGACAGATATTCCGCCACAGGCCCGGTGCCACCAGGAAAAGCGCCGGCAACAGCGGCACGATCACGCCGAACAGCACGAAGAGGCCGGTCCCAGGACGCACGAAAAGCGTTATCACCAAGGCGAAATACGCCACGACGCTGACGATGCGAACCAGTTGCCAGACCCTTAGCGGGACCTTGGTCGGCAAGTCGGTGTAGGCGGGAAACAGTTCTCGCTCGCCGGTGGGGTCGATCCCAAGTACTCGTTCGGCAACCGCGATGGCGCGCGATGGTTTGGCGTCGGCCGGCGGAGGCGGTGGTGGCGGGGGAGAAGCGATCGTGATGCCCAGCCGGGTTGCGTCGTGGTCCGGTTCGGGTGCGGTGGGCTCTGCCGTGCGGACCGTCGGGGTGGACAGCACGATGATTTCGGAGCGACCGAGACGTAGTACGTCACCCGGCGAGAGTGCGGCACGCCCGGTGAGGGGAACACCGTTGAGCGTGGTGCCATTACGGCTGTCGAGGTCGACCACTGACAACGCCGTCGGGCTGGGCACCATCCGCAGATGCTCCCGCGACACCTCCTGGTCGAGGAGGACTTCTCCGGCGCAGTCGCGGCCGACCACGATCGGTCCCCTCAATGCCAGTCGGCGGGGACGGCGACCCCAGTCACGGATTTCGATTAGCGGCAGATCCATTGCAGCGCTCGCTCTCATCCGCTGGCTCAGAGGCCGGTGTGCCTCGCTGTGGTGGTCGGCCTGTTATCAGTTCTGCGGTATACACGCTGACGTGACGATCCTGCCGTCGGGCACTTGCAGATTGTCCAGAGCCGCTTGCTCCGCTGCTTGTTTAGTGGGGCCAGAGCCCGCACCCCATTGATTTCCAACAAGGGCGACCGCACCGCAGTCCGTATAGGTGACCACCGTGTGGCATTGGCGGTCCCTCGTGTTGTACTTGCACGTATCCGCCGCATATTTGGCGGCCCCGCGCTCGTTCTCGATGCTCCCCTTTAGACAGATCGCCGCCGTAACCTTGTTCGGGTCATTCGGCACGGCACACGCACCCCACCTGGCTGCGTGCGCGGCGGGCGCCACGGCGACGGTCAGTGCGGCCACTACTGCGGCAGCGCATGCGCCGATCGCAGCTTGCAATCGAAAACTAAGCATCGCCACGATGGTTCCTTTTTATCCAGGTCGTTCGGATGCCATCCTCGCCTAAATGAGTGCTCCGAGACCCGCGCTGCACTACCTGCAATTCGCCCCGGTAGCAACGGCGACTACTCAACGTCGCGCACCGACTACGCATACGACGCCGACACCATGACCAGCCATTCACTTGTGTCGGCGATGAGGCGACAAACATGTCGGTTCCTGCCCGATTGCGCCCGATAGCTCGATAACATCGCCGGTGTACTCGATTTTAGGGGGATGCAATGCCGGGCAGAGCTTTTCGTCGTCCCCTTCATCTACCGGATCACCGGCGATAGGCAGGACGGTTCGATGTCCGACAATCCTCCAAGTCGTGTCGCACCGGTACACGACCGGCAGGCTTCACCGCGAACCGCTGACCGAAAGCAGGATGATACTCGCGTAGATCGCAGGCGGATCGTCGTCGCGACCATGGTCGGCACTACCATCGAGTTCTTCGATTTCTACATTTGCGCAACCGCCGCGGTACTCGTGTTCCCTGCGCTCTTCTTCCACCAGGGCGACCCGACGGCCGCGTTGCTCAAGTCCTTCGCCACCTTCGGCCTCGCGTTCGCGGCGCGACCGCTGGGCTCAATCGTGTTCGGCCACTTCGGCGATCGGATCGGTCGCAAGGCGACGCTGGTGGGCTCGTTGTTCACCATGGGGATCGCGACCTTCCTGATCGGGCTTCTGCCCACCTATGACCAGGTCGGCGATTTCGCGCCGGCGCTGCTCGCCGTACTGCGGTTCGCCCAAGGACTGGGTTTGGGCGGCGAGTGGTCGGGTGCGGCGTTGTTGGCCACGGAGACTGCAGCGAAGGGCAAACGGGCATGGGCAGCCATGTGGCCGCAGCTGGGTGCTCCGGTCGGCTTCTTGGTGGCCAACGGGATGTTCTGGCTGATCATGTTGTCGCAGCACTTCGACGCGAACTCGAAGACCGGCAGCCACGCCTTCCTCGTATGGGGGTGGCGGGTGCCGTTCCTGTTGTCGGCGGTCATGGTGATCGTTGGTCTCTACGTCCGGTTGCGGCTATCGGAGACACCGGTGTTCGCGAGAGCTGTCGCGGAGGGCAAACGCCTGAAAGCCCCAGTGCGTCAGGTATTTCGCATTGCATGGCGGCCACTGATTATCGGTACCTGCGTGATGCTCGCGACCTACGCGCTGTTTTACTTGCTGACCACGTGGGTGGTGTCATACGGCACAGGCAAGGTAGTGGATGTCAGCGGCGTGAAGCTGCACATCCCCTACACCGACTTCCTTGCGATGCAACTGGTAGCGGTGTGCCTCTTCGCCATTTTCGTTCCGGTGTCGGGGTGGCTCGCCGACCGCTACGGCCGGCGCGTCGTGCTGTTGGCCGTCACGGCGGCGATCATCGCGTTCGGCGCGGGCTTCGGCTATCTGCTGGACCCGGCTTCAACCACCGTCGGCTCAATGCTGCTGTTCCTAATCGTGGGGATGACGTTGATGGGACTCACATTTGGCCCGATGAGCGCGGTGCTGCCGGAGCTTTTTCCGACCAATGTCAGGTACACGGGCAGCGGCATCGCCTACAACGTCGCGTCGATTCTGGGTGCCGCAATTTTGCCGTTCATCGCGACCTGGATCGTGCACACGCACGGCGTCGCATGGGTGGGGGTGTACCTGGCTGTGGTGGCGACGTTCACCCTGATCGCGCTAGTGGTGATGCGGGAGACACGCGAGGTGGATCTCGCGGCGGTTTAGGAAGGGGCCTTAGGAGGGGGAACGTTGCACTGCGAGCGGAGCACCGTGCTGCCGGGACTTTGGTTCATGGCGTTTCGTTCTGCTTCCTCTTTCGTAGCGCCGACGTCTCCGAAATACTGATCCCCGTTCTTGACGACTGCGCCACACTCGGGGGCCTTGAAGGTGATCAGCACGTTGCACGTGGGATTGTTTTGATGGCAGTTAAAGTTCGCAGTCCTGTTGGCCTGGTACTCATTCGGCTGATTCCAGGAGCTACCGACGTACTTTCCGTCTGGCGAGACGGCGATCGCGCCCCAGTCCTCGTAGGCGTATGCGGCGGGCGCGATGGCCACGGTTAACGCGGCCATGGCTGCACCGACCGTCGAGATCGCCGCGCACTGTCGAAAAGCGGTCACTGTCATGGCAGTTCTTTCCCCATTCCGTTTCCGGCGGCCAGCGTTCCGGCCGGCTCAGAATCGTCAGCTTCTGAAGTTCTCCTCCCGTGGGCTGGATCCATTGCACCCGGAGGTAGCGATCGAGCTGTCGGGAAGACCGGCTAGGGCCGCCGATTCTGCGGCTGGCTGTGTGGGGCCGCTTGCCGCGTAATAGTCAAAGCCTCTTTGGGCGAGGGCACCGCAGTCAGTGAAAGCAAGCTTCTTGTCGCAAGCTATGTGGTTGCAGCTGACCATCGCCCGATCTTCTGCCTTGGCAGGGGTCGGCTGTCCGAGCGATATAGCCCAATTGGGGCCGCCGGGCCTGGCGTAGATCGCGCCATAGGTGCCGTCGGCGTGTGCGACTGGACCCACGGCGACGGCCTTTGCAACCACCACCGCTGCGCTGGTCGCCCAGATCGCTTCCCGTCCAGCAAAACTGGCTAGTTTCATGACTGGCTTTGTGATACGGGGTGCAGCCTAGATCGAGCAGCCGGTCACATTGCCATCAGAAGGCAGCATCAGAATCCCATGCCCTGAGCATCCCCGCCGTCGTTGCACCCCGACCAGCGGATGGTGCTGCCCGGCAGTTGGCTCATGGCCGCTTGCTCTGCTGCCTGCTGCGTGGCGCCGGTACCCCCGACGTTCTGGCCGCCACTTTGAGCGACCGCACCACAGTCCGAAAAGGTCACCACCACGGTGCAGTTGACCTGGCGTGGATAAGCACACATGTCCGACACCCTGTCTTGTGCATCGGCCTGGCTGCGGTAATTCGTGACCCAGTAACCGCGCTTTCCGTCCGGCGTCAGAGACGCCGCGCCCCATTGGCCGTCGGCGTTCGCGCTGGGCGCGATCGCGGCGGTCAGTGGAGCCACGATTGCTGCGCTGGCTGCGCAGACTGCGAAATACGCTCGAAAACTGATCCGTTTCATGACCGTTCCTTTCTCAGATGACGTTGCGACTGTTGTGGGAAGTGATTCACGTGCGCGGCGTTACACCCGACGATCGTTGTTTTGGTACCTCCTTGGAGGCCTCAGAGGCAGCCGGCGCCCGCACTGCCGCATGAATCCGGCGCAGCCTTTAGTCCCCTAGCGTGAATTCGGACATTCATATTGATGTTGTCGCCGGTGCCCACACCGTAGAAGTCGAGGCCGAACAGAGGGAAACGGCCCGGCAGCTCCGCGGTGGCTGTGTTGGTGCCTGACTGTGCGTCGCTACACAATCCGCTCGCACACGCCTGTACGTTCAGCGCGCCTGGGCCTTGCCCTTCGACCCGGACGGTGTAATTACATCCGCCGGAAGCCCCGCAAGTGATCAAGTTTGGAAAGTGGCATTCCACCCTGCCGCTACCAGAGCATTGCTGCTGGAAAGTCAAGTTGTCATTGTCGGTAATCATCTCGGCGTTCGCTGTGCTCGCGGGGCCGCCGACAACGGCGATCAGCGCTGCCGCGGCGGCTGCGAAAGCTGTGACATGTCGTTTTAAACCGTTCACTGCCATAGCAGTCCTTTCCGAGCCGCAATCCACCGCGGAGGTTCAAAGGGCAATCGTCACCCTTGGGCGATACACGCCGACTTGGCGACCGTGCCTAACGGCAGTTGGCTGGTGGCCGCTTGTTCTGCTGCCTGTTGAGTGGCGCCGCTCCCGCCGGCCCACTGACTCCCATCGCCGGCGACCGCACCGCAATCCGTGTAGCTCACCACCACATAGCATTGGCGGTCCTTCAAGTAGTTACACATCGACGTCGCACGGGCTTGCGCGTCGGACTGGCTGGGATAGCCATTGGCCAGGCAGAAGACATTTCCCGTCAGCGAAGT includes these proteins:
- a CDS encoding FAD-dependent oxidoreductase, which translates into the protein MDLPLIEIRDWGRRPRRLALRGPIVVGRDCAGEVLLDQEVSREHLRMVPSPTALSVVDLDSRNGTTLNGVPLTGRAALSPGDVLRLGRSEIIVLSTPTVRTAEPTAPEPDHDATRLGITIASPPPPPPPPADAKPSRAIAVAERVLGIDPTGERELFPAYTDLPTKVPLRVWQLVRIVSVVAYFALVITLFVRPGTGLFVLFGVIVPLLPALFLVAPGLWRNICPLAATNQTPRVFGFGRALDPPDWLRNRGYLIAMALFFGIAGSRLAGLDRSGLTTGAVLALVISTAFAGGYVFKGKSGWCSSICPLFPLQRAYGQTPYVTVPNSHCPSCVGCAKNCYDFKPRAAYQADLVDDDRGWSGPRKLFVAALPGFILGFFSLLDDHLPALENYPLLALFLLVSVGSFYAAEAVLPISSAMVAVGYAAAALNIFYWFAGARIADSFARLTGVHAGWLRWVISAAILALTLLWIARTRVTELQFAWAAGKRSEPVLLRPPKRATASGGEPAAQVCFETNGAPVAAEVGTSLLEVAEKNNQPIEAGCRMGVCGADPVAVLDGASCLSVPEQDELNTLRRLGFGKSTRMACCARISPGTVTVSLTPEPGDGAGARPTRYDRSIVSVVVVGGGIAGVTAADFIRRGHPDCEIHLVGQESHALYNRMGISRLVYGRSAMQGLYLLPEQWYDDHGVHAWLNTMARRIDLRAQRVLLGTGEALPYDRLILAMGSSASVPTLDGLNLPGCFVLRQAGDAMGIRAYAQQHGCRRAVVAGGGLLGLEAAYSLHLLGLQVTVLERGKRLLSKQIDPRCSELVGAHFAKAGIEVLRQAETERVVGSDAANGVVLKDGRTLPCEIFLAAIGIRPNVELARDAGIPVNKGVLVDDRMRTRVRWVYAAGDVAEHNGQVLGLWPIAVEQAEAAAVNALGGDMVLAAETPATILKGVGLELFSIGRVEASPNDDVIVVDRPGVPSYRRLLICKGRAVGATVLGHHPSDVAAVQKAVRSQAPVRPDTYPALRSGDWSVLTFG
- a CDS encoding DUF4189 domain-containing protein produces the protein MLSFRLQAAIGACAAAVVAALTVAVAPAAHAARWGACAVPNDPNKVTAAICLKGSIENERGAAKYAADTCKYNTRDRQCHTVVTYTDCGAVALVGNQWGAGSGPTKQAAEQAALDNLQVPDGRIVTSACIPQN
- a CDS encoding MFS transporter codes for the protein MSDNPPSRVAPVHDRQASPRTADRKQDDTRVDRRRIVVATMVGTTIEFFDFYICATAAVLVFPALFFHQGDPTAALLKSFATFGLAFAARPLGSIVFGHFGDRIGRKATLVGSLFTMGIATFLIGLLPTYDQVGDFAPALLAVLRFAQGLGLGGEWSGAALLATETAAKGKRAWAAMWPQLGAPVGFLVANGMFWLIMLSQHFDANSKTGSHAFLVWGWRVPFLLSAVMVIVGLYVRLRLSETPVFARAVAEGKRLKAPVRQVFRIAWRPLIIGTCVMLATYALFYLLTTWVVSYGTGKVVDVSGVKLHIPYTDFLAMQLVAVCLFAIFVPVSGWLADRYGRRVVLLAVTAAIIAFGAGFGYLLDPASTTVGSMLLFLIVGMTLMGLTFGPMSAVLPELFPTNVRYTGSGIAYNVASILGAAILPFIATWIVHTHGVAWVGVYLAVVATFTLIALVVMRETREVDLAAV
- a CDS encoding DUF4189 domain-containing protein, giving the protein MTVTAFRQCAAISTVGAAMAALTVAIAPAAYAYEDWGAIAVSPDGKYVGSSWNQPNEYQANRTANFNCHQNNPTCNVLITFKAPECGAVVKNGDQYFGDVGATKEEAERNAMNQSPGSTVLRSQCNVPPPKAPS
- a CDS encoding DUF4189 domain-containing protein encodes the protein MKLASFAGREAIWATSAAVVVAKAVAVGPVAHADGTYGAIYARPGGPNWAISLGQPTPAKAEDRAMVSCNHIACDKKLAFTDCGALAQRGFDYYAASGPTQPAAESAALAGLPDSSIATSGCNGSSPREENFRS